The proteins below are encoded in one region of Brassica napus cultivar Da-Ae chromosome A6, Da-Ae, whole genome shotgun sequence:
- the LOC106386420 gene encoding uncharacterized protein LOC106386420, which produces MAQKCTIDQIKDVLSGLQSQLDAIQESKRDTVLDLQSELDAPTQSKKDNAVEKNEEPVEEKRPQTSSWWGRIREAVKKGFKVKKESSAYASDSVEGSQGGSRKSKRNPRQDEKDANLRQDEKDANLEILKLQIDIRQMKAAFEKLAHFQSNISKSLEIEVPSNKLRAILLKTDSAKSRARDLKEIRRKVLNLKSQIPLLLKKQSSIGLSVTDSQTFEENGQIIETGSDIFLPGLHVSDDFKDSSAFEEVVDKFEVLEFTYMLCLLSFAVFPENKEVEKTMLMYWWIGEGYISYEDSENTVTRYLDEFSRKGLVEAVEDERKLKPGGYKMDPHVHAAVIYLASHKGLGLFDLYSKKMQASESHNVCLVQKSSLQPEAKASKMPLKDLNSVFNSSERYPDFTFKWFPEMDSLKVLYLGRWERTAKRHIEVESTEFLKDIKSLKSLRLASFQGISRIENLKKLPCSLPKLVILDLRACYNLEGLPEDIGSLESLIYLDVSECYMLDRMPREISRLKTLQVLKGFVISQSDNEKECAVKHLENLRKLSVTVNKYQFKVEDFMESLKDLKQLESLKIAWGARFPYEEGGGKMEETDEAKGSKETANEENPPKEEKDEKKGQTNEDINEESLKADKVIEGDNGNAAQEEGKKQDKVDAEKSRSEDGVIKASTSSESTNTIENKKTDDKQKEKREKVNPEEGKKKDEVSSKPDMVTEGDEKDTVKSKPDDHQSGDKPEEKRDGEEDKTEGEKKADKVDKKTSPPQESKDTVTSKPDDHQRGGKQEEKRDKIEEANTKDEVKAENSKLDEKTSPPQESKDTVTSKPDDHQRGDKQEEKRDEGEKDIIEEEGKKKDEVKAEMSKPDKKTSPAEDTIKSKADDHQENSKDGERIKAALKKPDDEGEAKTQKLDKKKLGKKVSFSEEPRAPVQKKQATKESGPRKSKLFTITRTETKKHGKGRQEDSGIGTSKLPSSLKKLELECYPEKEPPVWLNPKTLDKLEKLSIKGGNLSSFSDHPSNAENKCSVQILRLKYLHEFKAEWKDLHTLFPQLKLLEKFKCPEVAFCPTDGNGVWRSQP; this is translated from the coding sequence ATGGCGCAAAAATGTACTATCGATCAGATTAAAGACGTCCTATCTGGCCTGCAGTCTCAGTTAGATGCCATACAAGAATCCAAGAGAGATACCGTTCTTGACTTACAGTCTGAGCTAGATGCCCCAACCCAATCCAAGAAAGATAATGCTGTTGAAAAGAATGAGGAACCGGTTGAAGAGAAGAGACCTCAAACATCATCTTGGTGGGGTCGGATCAGAGAAGCAGTTAAAAAAGGTTTTAAAGTGAAGAAAGAGAGCTCAGCCTATGCAAGTGACAGCGTCGAAGGCAGTCAAGGCGGAAGCAGAAAAAGCAAGAGAAACCCCCGCCAAGATGAAAAAGATGCAAACCTCCGCCAAGATGAAAAAGATGCAAACCTCGAGATCTTGAAACTGCAAATCGACATTCGTCAGATGAAGGCTGCGTTTGAGAAACTGGCTCATTTCCAAAGCAATATTAGCAAGTCGTTGGAGATTGAAGTGCCTTCAAATAAACTAAGAGCAATACTATTGAAGACTGATTCAGCCAAGTCCCGGGCTCGGGATCTCAAGGAAATCAGAAGAAAGGTTCTCAACTTGAAGAGTCAGATCCCGTTGTTGCTCAAGAAACAATCATCCATAGGTTTAAGCGTTACAGATTCTCAAACCTTTGAGGAAAATGGTCAGATCATTGAGACAGGGAGCGACATATTCTTGCCTGGCCTCCACGTTTCCGATGATTTCAAAGATTCTTCAGCATTTGAAGAAGTCGTGGACAAGTTTGAAGTACTTGAGTTCACATACATGCTATGTTTGCTGTCCTTCGCCGTGTTCCCGGAGAACAAAGAGGTTGAAAAGACAATGTTGATGTACTGGTGGATCGGAGAAGGTTACATCAGCTACGAAGATTCGGAAAACACAGTAACGAGATATCTTGATGAATTCTCAAGAAAAGGGTTGGTGGAGGCGGTCGAAGATGAGAGGAAACTAAAACCAGGTGGTTATAAGATGGATCCTCATGTGCACGCTGCAGTTATCTACCTAGCCAGCCATAAGGGGCTAGGGCTATTTGATCTCTACTCCAAAAAGATGCAAGCCTCAGAGAGTCATAACGTGTGCCTAGTACAAAAATCGTCGTTACAACCAGAGGCTAAAGCATCTAAAATGCCACTGAAAGATTTGAACTCGGTTTTCAATTCCTCGGAAAGGTACCCTGATTTCACATTCAAGTGGTTTCCGGAGATGGATTCACTCAAGGTGCTTTATTTAGGAAGATGGGAACGCACTGCAAAGCGTCACATTGAAGTTGAGAGCACAGAGTTTCTCAAGGATATAAAGTCTCTCAAGAGTCTCAGGCTGGCAAGTTTTCAAGGGATCTCGAGGATCGAAAACCTCAAAAAACTCCCATGCTCGCTTCCGAAGCTAGTGATATTGGATCTAAGAGCATGCTACAATCTAGAGGGTCTTCCTGAAGACATAGGCTCGCTTGAGAGTCTGATATACTTGGATGTATCAGAGTGCTATATGCTAGATCGCATGCCTCGAGAGATTTCGCGTCTTAAGACACTACAAGTTCTTAAGGGCTTTGTGATTAGCCAGTCGGATAATGAAAAAGAGTGTGCAGttaaacaccttgagaatctaAGGAAGCTAAGCGTTACAGTAAACAAATACCAATTCAAGGTGGAGGATTTCATGGAGTCGTTGAAAGACCTCAAGCAACTGGAGAGTCTGAAAATAGCATGGGGAGCTCGGTTCCCGTATGAAGAAGGAGGAGGAAAAATGGAAGAAACAGATGAAGCAAAGGGGAGTAAAGAAACAGCAAACGAGGAGAATCCTccaaaggaagaaaaagatGAGAAGAAGGGACAGACAAACGAAGATATTAATGAAGAGAGCTTGAAGGCTGATAAGGTCATTGAGGGAGACAATGGGAATGCTGCTCAGGAGGAAGGAAAGAAGCAAGATAAGGTAGATGCAGAGAAATCAAGATCAGAAGATGGTGTTATAAAGGCGAGTACATCGTCGGAATCAACAAACACGATCGAAAACAAGAAAACAGATgacaaacaaaaagagaaaagggAGAAAGTTAATCCAGAAGAAGGAAAGAAGAAAGATGAGGTGAGCTCGAAACCAGACATGGTTACTGAAGGAGATGAGAAAGACACTGTAAAAAGCAAGCCAGATGATCACCAAAGTGGTGACAAACCAGAAGAGAAAAGAGATGGGGAAGAGGATAAAACGGAAGGAGAGAAGAAAGCAGATAAGGTAGATAAGAAGACAAGTCCACCACAAGAATCCAAAGACACTGTCACGAGCAAGCCAGATGATCATCAAAGAGGTGGCaaacaagaagagaaaagagataAAATAGAAGAAGCTAATACCAAAGATGAGGTGAAAGCAGAGAACTCGAAACTAGATGAGAAGACAAGTCCACCACAAGAATCCAAAGACACTGTAACGAGCAAGCCAGATGATCATCAAAGAGGTGACaaacaagaagagaaaagagacgaaggagaaaaggatataatagaagaagaaggaaagaagAAAGATGAGGTAAAAGCAGAGATGTCAAAACCAGACAAGAAGACAAGTCCAGCAGAAGACACGATCAAGAGCAAGGCAGATGATCACCAAGAAAACAGTAAAGATGGAGAAAGGATCAAGGCTGCTTTAAAGAAGCCTGATGATGAAGGAGAAGCAAAGACTCAAAAGTTAGACAAGAAGAAGCTTGGTAAGAAAGTAAGTTTTTCAGAAGAACCGAGAGCTCCCGTGCAGAAGAAGCAAGCTACCAAGGAATCTGGACCAAGAAAATCAAAACTGTTCACCATCACGAGAACCGAAACCAAGAAACATGGGAAAGGAAGGCAAGAAGATTCGGGGATAGGTACCTCTAAGCTTCCTTCTAGCTTGAAGAAGCTGGAGCTAGAATGTTACCCTGAAAAGGAACCTCCGGTTTGGTTAAACCCCAAAACACTTGACAAACTTGAAAAGCTCTCAATCAAAGGAGGAAACCTTAGCAGTTTCAGCGACCACCCTTCAAATGCAGAAAACAAATGCAGCGTTCAGATCTTACGTTTGAAGTATTTACATGAATTCAAGGCTGAGTGGAAAGATTTGCACACACTGTTTCCACAACTGAAACTGTTGGAGAAATTTAAATGCCCGGAAGTTGCATTCTGTCCCACAGATGGTAATGGAGTCTGGAGATCACAGCCATAG
- the LOC106386424 gene encoding uncharacterized protein LOC106386424 yields the protein MGDMFPPRLKKFWDKWNIRGVIMLSLFLQTILIFFAPSRKRTAKKLFLVLIWSAYLLADWAADYAVGQISDSQEEAADKHDKTRELLAFWSPFLLLHLGGPDTITALALEDNELWNRHLFSLVCQAVATVYVILLSTPNRLLTPTVIMLFGGVIKYVERTSALFSASLDKFKDSMLEDPDPGANYAKLMEEYANKRDMNMPTEVIVVEDPEKGRECNTPVRPKDDLTNLQVVQYAFKYFNIFKGLIVDLIFTNKQRDESRKFFDSLKPEEALRIIEVELSLIYESLFTKAEILHNWTGAVFRVIALACLVSSLCLFSLKNEAEYEGFDVALTYALLICGIALDSIALLMFCVSDWSIARLRNLKEDLDEKDPWAWVDRVLNWILGFRTLRWKRSICFMDGHEVLDRNFMFRRWSEYVHAYNLIGYCLKIRPKRFHPTKGMIHSFIPCSGTRQFCSLIHRTLSNLSKCNCIILPVTLLRHQLGRLIRSVLEFFGLTELVEEIRFTTSDRLTRELWEFIFKQVQHKHRFAEDPESAKSISSARGDWTLVETSSKTAEGGPDHAKLLRYVTEKDYDQSILMWHIATELLYQSPEEKEGITKKEEYTNREFSKILSDYMMYLLIMQPALMSAVSGIAKIRFLDTCAEANEFFERRHINKTRQDEKENLVKEASRAILSVKTYVEPMDVKGDRSKSVLFDGSVLAQELMKLQKGRENMWEVVSKVWVELLCFAATHCDSQEHASQLSKGGELINFVWLLMAHFGLGDQFQINRDDARAKLIVAK from the coding sequence ATGGGTGATATGTTTCCACCACGTTTGAAGAAGTTTTGGGACAAATGGAACATTCGTGGAGTCATAATGCTCAGTCTATTCCTCCAAACAATCCTTATCTTCTTTGCACCGAGCCGGAAACGCACAGCAAAGAAGCTCTTCCTCGTGCTCATATGGTCAGCTTATCTTCTTGCTGATTGGGCGGCCGATTACGCAGTGGGACAAATCTCAGACAGTCAAGAAGAAGCTGCTGACAAACATGACAAGACCCGTGAGCTGTTAGCTTTCTGGTCACCTTTCCTTCTCTTGCACCTTGGAGGTCCAGACACCATTACAGCACTTGCCCTGGAGGATAATGAGCTTTGGAACAGACACTTGTTCAGCCTTGTCTGCCAAGCGGTCGCTACTGTCTACGTGATCTTGTTGTCCACACCCAACAGGCTTCTGACTCCGACGGTTATCATGCTTTTCGGCGGAGTGATCAAGTATGTCGAGAGAACATCAGCCTTGTTCTCAGCGAGTCTTGACAAGTTCAAGGACTCTATGCTCGAGGATCCTGACCCTGGTGCTAACTACGCGAAGCTCATGGAGGAATATGCTAATAAAAGGGATATGAATATGCCAACCGAGGTCATTGTCGTGGAGGATCCAGAGAAAGGGCGTGAATGCAATACTCCGGTTAGACCCAAGGATGATCTCACCAACCTTCAAGTCGTTCAGTATGCTTTCAAGTACTTTAATATCTTCAAAGGTCTTATTGTTGATCTTATCTTCACTAACAAGCAACGCGACGAGAGCAGGAAGTTCTTCGACTCTCTGAAACCAGAAGAAGCTCTAAGAATCATCGAAGTCGAGCTCAGCCTCATCTACGAAAGCCTCTTCACAAAAGCGGAGATTCTTCATAACTGGACCGGAGCTGTGTTCCGGGTTATAGCTCTAGCGTGTCTTGTCTCCTCACTCTGTCTCTTCAGTCTTAAAAACGAAGCTGAGTACGAAGGATTCGATGTTGCTCTTACTTACGCGCTGCTCATATGTGGAATAGCTCTTGATTCCATCGCTCTTCTCATGTTCTGTGTCTCTGACTGGAGCATCGCTAGACTGAGGAATCTCAAGGAGGACCTGGACGAGAAAGACCCTTGGGCTTGGGTGGACAGAGTTCTCAACTGGATCCTCGGCTTCAGGACGCTGAGGTGGAAAAGATCCATATGTTTCATGGATGGACATGAAGTTCTCGACAGGAACTTTATGTTTCGCAGATGGTCTGAGTATGTTCATGCGTACAACTTGATCGGTTACTGCTTGAAGATACGTCCCAAGAGATTCCATCCTACCAAGGGTATGATACACAGTTTCATCCCATGCTCCGGAACTCGCCAGTTTTGTAGCTTGATCCACCGTACTCTAAGCAACTTGAGCAAGTGTAACTGCATCATCCTTCCAGTTACTTTACTTCGTCACCAGCTTGGACGTTTGATCAGGTCCGTCCTAGAGTTTTTCGGTCTCACCGAGTTGGTTGAGGAGATAAGATTCACAACCAGTGATCGTCTCACGAGAGAGCTGTGGGAGTTCATATTCAAACAGGTGCAACACAAACATCGTTTTGCTGAAGATCCAGAGAGTGCCAAGAGTATATCTTCAGCTAGAGGAGACTGGACTTTAGTTGAAACATCAAGCAAAACGGCAGAAGGAGGACCAGACCATGCGAAGCTTCTGAGATATGTGACGGAAAAGGATTACGACCAGAGCATTCTCATGTGGCACATCGCTACAGAACTTTTGTACCAAAGCCCTGAAGAAAAAGAAGGCATCACAAAGAAGGAAGAATACACTAACCGAGAGTTCAGCAAAATCCTATCTGACTACATGATGTACCTCCTTATCATGCAGCCTGCGCTTATGTCAGCTGTGTCCGGAATCGCAAAGATACGTTTCCTTGACACATGCGCAGAGGCAAACGAGTTTTTCGAGAGGAGGCATATCAATAAAACAAGGCAGGATGAGAAAGAGAACCTGGTGAAAGAAGCTAGCCGAGCTATTCTCTCTGTCAAAACATATGTTGAGCCTATGGATGTGAAAGGAGACCGAAGCAAATCTGTGCTGTTTGATGGAAGCGTGCTTGCACAGGAGCTGATGAAGTTACAAAAGGGAAGAGAGAACATGTGGGAGGTAGTGAGCAAAGTGTGGGTTGAGTTGCTTTGCTTTGCAGCAACTCATTGTGACTCTCAAGAACATGCCTCTCAGCTCAGCAAAGGTGGTGAGCTTATTAACTTCGTCTGGTTGTTAATGGCTCATTTTGGACTCGGAGACCAGTTCCAAATCAATAGGGATGATGCTAGAGCCAAACTGATCGTGGCCAAGTGA
- the LOC106386423 gene encoding uncharacterized protein LOC106386423 yields the protein MRVIPPAVKEILDKWNIRGLVILSLVFQTSLIFLAPLRKRTSKKLLAMILWTAYLLADWTANYAVAQITKNQGKEPKPDDPPKNKKLLALWAPFLLLHLGGPDTITALALEDNALWARHLFGLVSQALAGVYAVVQSMDNPLWPPIALLFITAVIKYTERTRALYTASLDKFKDQMRKPADTGPNYAKLMEEYDSRKDSNLPTDIVLIDEPDKHDRPPTLKPGPDPLTHLEIVQYGFRFFNTFKGLVVDLIFSFRERDESRDFFKELAPEDALRIIESELGFLYESMYTKTAILHTHKGTVFRVIAFGSLLASFLVFHFRPEKSVDFHGADVVITYTLFIVGIALELSSLAMFLLSDWMFAVSSKLNDDQVKDKSCIDSFLNCLLAFRKPQWTPMDACKTMHACKGNRTREVLTTPFLLRRWSGVIYGFNFIGYCLKAKVSRINRRSEFVWEFVVSMFDYVIRRFQTLSGWIKDLESSVRTFIRRWSKKNHMIYCTVYPLYLVFFSVIPWAFSKLWGYVDRIFSVKSHIDQIRFVSSEPLTRNQWEFIFSELKQKSEFAETPERAKKVSSARGEWALHDSKLKEVERLMRYVANVDYDQSLLLWHIATELCFQDEKDEEVENRSGESCDDREFSKIISDYMMYLLIMQPKLMSEVAGIGTIRFRDTLDEAKRFFKGRHFKNLRDMKRGSKMILEVSNDIEPMHVKGDRSKSVLFDASMLAKELKRLDESSSSSSASHGDGKWRVLSKVWVELLSYAASHCKATEQVAQLSRGGELLNFVWLLMAHFGLADQFQINKGDARAKLVVGE from the exons ATGCGAGTGATACCACCAGCAGTCAAAGAGATCTTAGACAAATGGAACATCAGGGGACTTGTAATATTGTCTCTGGTCTTCCAAACGTCTCTTATCTTCCTTGCACCGCTACGAAAACGTACATCGAAGAAGCTGCTCGCTATGATTCTATGGACAGCGTATCTTTTAGCGGATTGGACAGCTAATTATGCGGTGGCTCAGATCACGAAGAACCAAGGAAAGGAACCAAAACCCGATGATCCTCCGAAGAACAAGAAGCTTCTTGCTCTGTGGGCACCGTTCTTGTTGTTGCATCTTGGTGGTCCGGACACGATAACTGCGTTGGCCCTAGAGGATAATGCCTTATGGGCACGTCATTTGTTTGGCCTCGTATCTCAAGCACTTGCTG GTGTTTATGCGGTGGTGCAATCAATGGATAACCCTTTATGGCCACCAATAGCGTTACTATTCATCACCGCAGTGATAAAATACACGGAGAGGACACGTGCATTATACACAGCGAGTTTAGACAAGTTCAAAGACCAAATGCGTAAACCAGCAGACACTGGTCCTAACTACGCTAAGCTCATGGAAGAATACGATTCAAGAAAAGACTCCAACCTCCCAACGGACATCGTCCTCATCGACGAACCAGACAAGCACGATAGACCCCCGACACTTAAACCGGGACCAGATCCCTTAACCCATCTCGAAATCGTGCAGTACGGTTTCAGATTCTTCAACACTTTTAAAGGACTCGTTGTTGACCTAATTTTCAGCTTCCGTGAGCGAGACGAAAGCAGAGACTTCTTCAAAGAGTTGGCTCCCGAGGACGCTCTTAGGATAATTGAATCCGAGCTAGGGTTTCTATACGAGTCCATGTATACCAAAACCGCGATTCTTCATACGCATAAGGGTACGGTGTTTCGCGTTATCGCGTTTGGATCGCTTCTTGCTTCCTTCCTTGTCTTCCATTTTAGACCTGAAAAATCAGTGGATTTCCACGGAGCGGACGTTGTGATTACTTACACTTTGTTCATCGTCGGTATCGCTCTTGAACTCTCCTCGCTTGCCATGTTCTTGCTCTCTGATTGGATGTTCGCGGTATCGAGCAAGCTTAATGATGATCAAGTGAAAGACAAGAGTTGTATCGACTCTTTTCTCAACTGTTTACTCGCGTTTAGGAAGCCGCAGTGGACGCCGATGGATGCATGCAAGACGATGCATGCATGCAAAGGAAACCGTACGCGCGAAGTGCTTACGACGCCGTTTTTGTTGCGGAGATGGTCAGGTGTGATCTACGGTTTCAACTTCATCGGATATTGTCTGAAAGCTAAAGTCTCAAGAATCAACCGGAGGAGCGAGTTTGTGTGGGAGTTTGTGGTGTCCATGTTCGATTACGTAATCAGAAGATTCCAGACCTTGTCTGGATGGATCAAGGATCTTGAGAGTTCAGTCAGAACCTTCATCAGGAGATGGTCAAAGAAGAACCATATGATTTATTGCACTGTTTATCCGTTGTACCTCGTGTTCTTCTCGGTGATTCCTTGGGCGTTCAGTAAGCTTTGGGGTTACGTTGATCGAATCTTCAGTGTTAAATCTCATATAGACCAGATCAGATTCGTATCGAGCGAGCCATTGACGAGGAATCAATGGGAGTTTATATTCAGTGAGCTGAAACAAAAGTCCGAGTTCGCGGAAACACCTGAACGTGCAAAGAAAGTGTCTTCGGCGAGAGGGGAATGGGCTTTACATGATAGCAAGTTGAAGGAGGTTGAGAGGTTGATGCGTTATGTAGCGAATGTTGATTACGATCAAAGTCTTCTCCTTTGGCATATTGCTACTGAGCTATGTTTTCAAGACGAAAAAGATGAGGAGGTGGAGAATAGGAGTGGAGAGAGTTGCGATGACCGCGAGTTCAGCAAGATTATTTCGGATTACATGATGTATCTGTTGATAATGCAACCTAAGTTAATGTCGGAAGTTGCTGGAATCGGAACTATAAGATTTAGAGACACTTTAGATGAAGCTAAGAGGTTTTTCAAAGGAAGACATTTCAAGAACCTGAGAGATATGAAACGAGGGAGCAAGATGATTTTAGAGGTTAGTAACGATATTGAGCCGATGCATGTGAAGGGAGACCGAAGTAAATCGGTTCTTTTCGATGCGAGTATGTTGGCAAAAGAGCTTAAGAGACTGGACgagagtagtagtagtagtagtgcTAGTCATGGAGATGGGAAATGGAGGGTGTTGAGCAAAGTGTGGGTTGAGTTGCTATCTTACGCAGCAAGTCACTGTAAAGCTACAGAGCAGGTGGCGCAACTTAGCAGAGGTGGAGAGCTTCTTAACTTTGTTTGGTTGTTGATGGCTCACTTCGGTTTAGCTGATCAGTTTCAGATCAATAAAGGAGATGCTAGAGCTAAACTCGTTGTAGGCGAGTGA